From Pandoraea vervacti, the proteins below share one genomic window:
- a CDS encoding MFS transporter produces MSQRPNDAVSRRPSKAGAVLRVTAGNFLEQFDFFLFGFYATQISRVFFPTDSEFASLMLTFAVFGAGFLMRPLGAIVLGAYIDNVGRRKGLVTTLAIMASGTILIAFVPGYETIGLAAPALVLIGRLLQGFSAGAELGGVSVYLAEIATPGRKGFYTSWQSASQQVAIVVSAALGFTLSLTLTAQQIASWGWRLPFLVGCLIVPVIFVLRRSLQESDEFKQRKRHPSVKEVFRSMASNLGVVIGGTMLVALTTTAFYLITVYAPTFGKSVLHLSSADALLVTLCVGVSNFIWLPVGGTLSDRIGRRPVLLLFAGLTLVSAYPVLSFLVQAPSFTRMLVALLWLSFLYGMYNGAMIPALTEVMPPDVRVAGFSLAYSLATALFGGFTPALSTYLIHATGDKAAPGYWMSFAALCAICATLALYRGRRGGQGSRAELAAG; encoded by the coding sequence ATGTCACAGCGCCCCAACGACGCAGTTTCGCGTCGCCCCTCAAAAGCCGGTGCAGTCCTGCGCGTCACGGCTGGCAATTTCCTCGAGCAGTTCGATTTCTTCCTGTTCGGTTTCTACGCGACCCAGATCTCTCGCGTCTTCTTCCCGACCGACAGCGAGTTCGCCTCGCTCATGCTGACCTTTGCCGTATTCGGCGCGGGCTTCCTGATGCGACCGCTCGGCGCCATCGTGCTGGGCGCGTACATCGATAACGTTGGCCGCCGCAAGGGTCTCGTCACGACACTGGCGATCATGGCAAGCGGCACGATCCTCATTGCGTTCGTGCCCGGCTACGAGACGATCGGCCTCGCCGCACCCGCACTCGTGCTGATCGGCCGTCTGCTGCAAGGCTTCTCCGCTGGCGCCGAACTCGGCGGTGTGTCCGTCTATCTCGCAGAAATCGCCACGCCGGGCCGCAAGGGCTTCTACACGAGCTGGCAGTCGGCCAGTCAGCAGGTCGCCATCGTCGTGTCGGCGGCGCTCGGCTTCACCCTGTCGCTCACGTTGACCGCGCAACAGATCGCGTCGTGGGGCTGGCGTCTGCCGTTCCTCGTGGGCTGCCTGATCGTGCCCGTGATCTTCGTGCTGCGCCGCTCGCTGCAGGAAAGCGACGAATTCAAGCAACGCAAGCGTCACCCGTCGGTCAAGGAAGTGTTCCGTTCGATGGCGTCGAATCTCGGCGTCGTGATCGGCGGCACCATGCTCGTGGCGCTGACCACCACCGCGTTCTACCTCATCACCGTCTACGCGCCGACGTTCGGCAAGAGCGTGCTGCATCTGTCGAGCGCCGATGCGCTGCTCGTCACGCTGTGCGTTGGGGTGTCGAACTTCATCTGGCTACCGGTCGGCGGCACGCTGTCGGACCGCATCGGTCGGCGTCCCGTGCTGCTGCTGTTTGCCGGTCTGACGCTGGTGAGCGCTTATCCGGTGCTCTCGTTCCTGGTGCAGGCGCCGAGCTTCACGCGCATGCTGGTCGCGCTGCTGTGGCTCTCGTTCCTGTACGGCATGTACAACGGCGCCATGATTCCGGCACTGACGGAAGTCATGCCGCCGGACGTTCGGGTTGCGGGTTTCTCGCTGGCTTACAGCCTCGCAACCGCGCTCTTCGGTGGCTTCACGCCGGCGCTGTCGACCTACCTGATTCACGCGACGGGCGACAAGGCCGCACCGGGTTACTGGATGAGCTTTGCCGCGCTGTGTGCGATCTGCGCGACGCTGGCGCTGTACCGTGGCCGCCGCGGCGGGCAGGGCAGTCGCGCCGAACTGGCTGCCGGCTGA
- a CDS encoding LysR family transcriptional regulator, which produces MAINFDLNDLQAFRAVAQLASFRRAAESIHISQPALSRRIDKLEDALGVKLFERSTRRVALTNVGRAFARDAERILDDLDNALLGIRDVASSSLGHVTIACVPSAAYYFMPQVISRYHKAFPRIRISVLDASANEVLAAVVNGDADFGLNFIGSQEPNIEFKLLLQERYVAACRRDHPLAGKKRVSWRELYEHDYITVGKVSGNRLLLDQALTGLPQRPPSICETQHVTTMIGLVEAGLGVAAVPTMAMPGADHPVLTSVPLVDPVVTRRVGMIRSKARALSPAAAQLYRFVAEMKAPARRRAGGMVADAGDVAVSVDVP; this is translated from the coding sequence ATGGCGATCAACTTCGATCTGAACGATTTGCAGGCCTTTCGCGCGGTAGCGCAACTCGCGAGCTTTCGCCGCGCGGCCGAATCGATCCATATCTCGCAGCCGGCCTTGTCGCGCCGCATCGACAAGCTCGAAGACGCGCTGGGCGTCAAACTCTTCGAGCGCAGCACGCGGCGCGTGGCGCTGACCAACGTCGGGCGCGCCTTCGCGCGCGATGCGGAGCGCATTCTCGACGATCTGGACAACGCGTTGCTCGGCATCCGCGACGTGGCCTCGTCGAGCCTCGGGCATGTCACGATCGCCTGCGTGCCGTCTGCCGCCTATTACTTCATGCCGCAGGTCATCTCGCGCTATCACAAGGCGTTCCCGCGCATCCGGATCTCGGTGCTCGACGCAAGCGCCAACGAGGTGCTCGCAGCCGTGGTCAACGGCGACGCGGACTTCGGCCTCAATTTCATCGGCAGCCAGGAGCCGAACATCGAATTCAAGCTGCTGTTGCAGGAACGGTATGTCGCTGCGTGCCGTCGCGATCATCCGCTCGCGGGCAAGAAGCGGGTGAGCTGGCGCGAGCTTTACGAGCACGACTACATCACCGTCGGCAAGGTCTCGGGCAATCGTCTGTTGCTCGATCAGGCGCTCACCGGCCTGCCACAGCGTCCGCCCAGCATCTGCGAGACGCAACACGTCACGACGATGATCGGGCTGGTGGAAGCCGGGCTGGGGGTGGCCGCCGTGCCGACCATGGCCATGCCCGGCGCCGACCATCCGGTGCTCACGAGCGTGCCGCTGGTCGACCCGGTGGTCACGCGGCGCGTGGGCATGATCCGTAGCAAGGCACGAGCACTCTCCCCGGCCGCCGCACAGTTGTATCGCTTCGTCGCGGAGATGAAGGCGCCCGCGCGCCGGCGGGCCGGCGGCATGGTGGCGGATGCGGGCGATGTCGCCGTTAGCGTCGACGTGCCGTGA
- a CDS encoding alpha-hydroxy acid oxidase has product MAVITTIEDLRVLAQRRVPRMFYEYVDSGSWTESTYRANAADFADIAFRQRVAVNIEHRSTRTTMLGQSVAMPVALAPTGMTGMQHADGEILAARAAEAFGVPFTLSTVSICSIEDVAAHTKAPFWFQLYVMKDRDFIERLIDRAKAAGCSALMVTMDLQISGQRHKDIKNGLSAPPKLTLPNIANMMTKPRWCMGMLGTRRRTFGNIVGHAKGVNDIGSLAAWSAAQFDPRLSWDDVEWIKKRWGGKLVLKGVLDPEDARAARDTGADAIVVSNHGGRQLDGAVSTIRALPDIVAAVGRDTEVWLDGGIRSGQDVIKAMALGAKGTLIGRPFLYGLGAMGEAGVRRALEVIAKEMDVTMALTGRTTIDRLDPSMLIPGSYPTGIGPYPSEPGNP; this is encoded by the coding sequence ATGGCAGTGATTACCACCATCGAGGACTTGCGGGTTCTCGCACAACGGCGCGTACCGCGCATGTTTTATGAGTATGTCGATTCCGGTTCCTGGACCGAGTCGACGTATCGCGCGAACGCCGCAGATTTTGCCGACATCGCGTTTCGTCAGCGGGTTGCGGTCAACATCGAGCATCGCAGCACGCGAACGACGATGCTCGGGCAGTCGGTGGCCATGCCGGTCGCGCTTGCGCCCACCGGCATGACCGGCATGCAGCACGCCGACGGCGAGATTCTTGCGGCGCGCGCCGCTGAGGCGTTCGGCGTGCCGTTCACGCTGTCGACCGTCTCGATCTGCTCCATCGAGGACGTGGCGGCGCACACGAAGGCGCCGTTCTGGTTCCAGTTGTATGTCATGAAGGATCGCGACTTCATCGAACGTCTGATTGATCGGGCGAAGGCCGCAGGGTGTTCGGCCTTGATGGTGACCATGGACCTGCAAATCAGCGGCCAGCGTCACAAGGACATCAAGAATGGTCTGTCGGCGCCGCCGAAGCTCACGCTGCCGAACATCGCCAACATGATGACCAAACCGCGCTGGTGCATGGGCATGCTAGGCACGCGTCGGCGCACGTTCGGCAACATCGTGGGGCATGCGAAGGGCGTGAACGATATCGGATCGCTCGCCGCGTGGTCGGCGGCGCAGTTCGATCCGCGACTGTCGTGGGACGACGTCGAGTGGATCAAAAAGCGCTGGGGCGGCAAGCTGGTGCTCAAGGGGGTGCTCGATCCCGAGGATGCGCGCGCTGCGCGCGACACCGGGGCGGACGCCATCGTCGTCAGCAATCACGGTGGCCGTCAACTGGATGGCGCCGTCTCGACGATTCGTGCATTGCCGGACATCGTCGCGGCGGTCGGACGCGATACGGAGGTCTGGCTCGACGGCGGCATTCGCTCGGGGCAGGACGTGATCAAGGCGATGGCGCTCGGGGCGAAGGGCACGCTGATCGGGCGTCCGTTCCTGTACGGACTGGGCGCGATGGGCGAGGCCGGTGTGCGGCGTGCGCTGGAGGTGATCGCGAAGGAGATGGACGTGACCATGGCGCTGACGGGCCGCACGACCATCGACCGTCTCGATCCGTCGATGCTCATTCCCGGCAGCTACCCGACCGGCATCGGCCCCTATCCGAGCGAACCGGGCAACCCATAA
- a CDS encoding Lrp/AsnC family transcriptional regulator: MNLDLADLRILRHLELNGRISNQELADAVGLSPSACLRRVKLLEDRGVISGYRCIVDAQHIGLEFEALVQITLRPDVDQWHEKFLAAVQNWPEVVTARIVTGSANYILTVRARNLAHYSDFIVNELYRAPAVMSIQSNIVLKTIKHTQSLVDLVKQK; encoded by the coding sequence ATGAACCTCGACCTTGCCGATCTGCGCATCCTTCGCCATCTGGAACTCAATGGCCGCATCTCCAACCAGGAGCTGGCGGACGCCGTTGGCCTGTCGCCGTCGGCATGCCTGCGCCGGGTGAAATTGCTCGAGGATCGGGGGGTGATTTCCGGATACCGCTGCATCGTGGACGCACAGCATATCGGTCTGGAGTTTGAAGCGCTAGTGCAGATCACGTTGCGTCCGGACGTCGATCAATGGCACGAAAAGTTTCTGGCCGCCGTACAGAACTGGCCCGAAGTGGTCACGGCGCGCATCGTCACCGGCTCGGCGAATTACATCTTGACGGTAAGAGCGCGTAACCTCGCGCATTACTCCGACTTCATCGTCAATGAGTTGTACCGTGCACCGGCGGTAATGTCGATTCAATCGAACATTGTCCTGAAGACAATTAAGCACACGCAGTCGCTCGTCGACCTCGTGAAGCAGAAATAA
- a CDS encoding porin — MKSAIPASLAVLSAACGLALSSTAVAQSSVTLYGIVDQSVRYQTNANANNDALWQVTNGAVTNSRFGFKGSEDLGGGMKAIFQLESGINPQNGTLANSPRLFDRYAFVGLQNQYGTIKIGRQATEAFNVYGDFDPLTIGNYANNSWMYNITRGRVDNAVSYAGTFGGLSVGATYGFGNTAGTMAASNYWGARAAYAMGPFQVAGVYQQARDAAKRVQQMWGLGGIYSVSIAKVFVGYMGGRDRSGWLDGTLNDPAHPVTTGNLNDNPRKDMTFYLGTTIQAMPNLAITGAAYFDDIKNINAQAGDAGSGRRYTYVLLAEYALSRRTQLYGTVDYNKVSGAARVELPGNSTQVGVGTGIRHIF, encoded by the coding sequence ATGAAGTCTGCAATTCCGGCCAGTCTGGCCGTTCTCTCGGCCGCCTGCGGCCTTGCGTTGAGCAGCACCGCCGTCGCACAGAGCAGCGTAACGCTCTACGGAATCGTCGATCAGAGCGTTAGGTATCAAACGAACGCCAATGCCAATAACGACGCCCTGTGGCAAGTCACCAATGGCGCCGTCACCAACAGCCGTTTCGGCTTCAAGGGTTCGGAAGATCTCGGCGGCGGCATGAAGGCGATCTTCCAGTTGGAATCGGGCATCAACCCGCAGAACGGCACGCTCGCGAACAGCCCGCGTCTGTTCGATCGCTATGCGTTTGTCGGCCTGCAAAACCAGTACGGCACGATTAAGATCGGCCGCCAGGCGACCGAGGCGTTCAACGTCTACGGCGACTTCGATCCGCTGACCATCGGCAACTACGCGAACAACTCGTGGATGTACAACATCACGCGCGGCCGCGTGGATAACGCCGTGAGCTATGCGGGCACGTTCGGCGGCCTGTCGGTCGGCGCAACCTACGGCTTCGGCAATACGGCCGGCACGATGGCCGCCAGCAACTACTGGGGTGCGCGCGCCGCTTACGCGATGGGACCGTTCCAGGTCGCCGGCGTCTATCAGCAAGCGCGCGACGCCGCCAAGCGCGTGCAACAGATGTGGGGGCTGGGGGGCATCTACAGCGTCTCCATCGCCAAGGTGTTCGTAGGCTACATGGGCGGACGCGACCGCAGCGGCTGGCTCGACGGCACGCTCAACGATCCGGCCCACCCGGTCACCACCGGCAACCTGAACGACAATCCGCGCAAGGACATGACGTTCTATCTCGGCACGACCATTCAGGCCATGCCGAATCTCGCCATTACCGGCGCGGCTTACTTCGACGACATCAAGAACATCAACGCACAGGCAGGCGACGCCGGTTCGGGCCGTCGCTATACGTATGTGCTGCTCGCGGAGTACGCGTTGTCCCGACGCACGCAACTGTACGGCACCGTCGACTACAACAAGGTCAGCGGCGCCGCTCGCGTCGAACTGCCGGGTAATTCGACGCAAGTCGGCGTAGGCACGGGCATCCGCCACATCTTCTGA
- a CDS encoding amino acid permease, translating to MTRTPQPPQSSSSGKSRDFSHITRREQGLRRSLTASQMAMIAIGGAIGTGLFLGSGFAIGFAGPSVLVSYGIGALIALMLMGCLAEMTVAHPTSGSFGAYAEHYIGPWAGFLVRYAYWSCIVLAVGTEVSAIAVYMKYWFPQVPGWYWVAGFSAALVLVNAMSVNLFGAIEYGFSLIKITAIVLFIFIGAYVVFIAPNSVASAGHAPAGFANYTAHGGFFPKGLWGMWVAVIISIFSYLSIEMIAVAAGEAEHPERAVTRAFRSTVVRLVLFYLLTLALMLAIVPWTAAGQDESPFVKAMQAINIPGAAGVINFVVLIAALSSMNSQLYITTRMMFSLSRAGYAPERFGEVNRRGVPLAALLLSTLGIALATLVNFLYPESSFTFMMAISMFGAMLTWMMIFVTHFFFRRAWRREHHAPLAFRMWGFPWLTLLGAGLMAAIMITTLFTGVFRMTMIFGVPFVVAVLLVYFLWYRKHDSQPQGRTMTRA from the coding sequence ATGACGCGTACTCCCCAGCCCCCTCAGTCTTCGTCTTCAGGCAAGTCCCGCGACTTCTCGCACATCACCCGGCGCGAGCAGGGTCTGCGACGCTCGCTCACCGCCAGTCAGATGGCGATGATTGCCATTGGCGGCGCCATCGGCACCGGCCTGTTTCTCGGCAGCGGCTTTGCCATCGGCTTCGCCGGACCGAGCGTGCTCGTCTCGTATGGCATCGGTGCGCTGATCGCACTCATGCTCATGGGGTGCCTCGCCGAGATGACGGTCGCGCACCCCACATCGGGTTCGTTCGGCGCTTACGCCGAGCACTACATCGGCCCTTGGGCAGGCTTTCTGGTGCGCTATGCCTACTGGTCGTGCATCGTGCTGGCCGTGGGCACGGAAGTGAGCGCCATTGCCGTGTACATGAAGTATTGGTTCCCGCAAGTGCCGGGCTGGTATTGGGTCGCAGGTTTTTCCGCTGCGCTGGTGCTCGTGAACGCCATGTCGGTGAATCTGTTCGGCGCGATCGAATACGGCTTTTCACTCATCAAGATCACGGCCATCGTCCTCTTCATCTTCATCGGCGCGTACGTGGTCTTCATTGCCCCGAACTCGGTCGCGAGCGCGGGGCATGCGCCGGCCGGGTTCGCGAACTACACCGCGCACGGCGGCTTTTTCCCGAAGGGACTCTGGGGCATGTGGGTGGCCGTGATCATCTCGATCTTCAGCTACCTGTCCATCGAGATGATCGCCGTGGCCGCGGGTGAAGCGGAGCATCCCGAGCGTGCGGTCACGCGCGCCTTCCGCTCGACGGTCGTGCGCCTGGTGCTGTTCTATCTGCTCACGCTCGCGCTGATGCTCGCCATCGTGCCGTGGACTGCCGCCGGTCAGGACGAAAGCCCGTTCGTCAAAGCAATGCAGGCCATCAACATTCCAGGCGCGGCCGGCGTCATCAACTTTGTGGTGCTGATTGCCGCGCTCTCGTCGATGAACAGCCAGCTCTACATCACCACGCGCATGATGTTCTCGCTCTCGCGCGCCGGCTACGCCCCTGAGCGCTTCGGCGAAGTGAACCGGCGTGGCGTGCCGCTCGCCGCCCTGCTGCTCTCGACGCTGGGCATCGCGCTCGCCACGCTCGTGAACTTCCTGTACCCCGAATCCTCGTTCACGTTCATGATGGCGATCTCGATGTTCGGTGCGATGCTCACGTGGATGATGATCTTCGTCACGCACTTCTTCTTCCGCCGTGCGTGGCGACGCGAGCATCACGCGCCGCTCGCGTTTCGCATGTGGGGCTTCCCGTGGCTCACGTTGCTGGGCGCGGGGCTGATGGCCGCCATCATGATCACGACGCTCTTCACCGGCGTGTTCCGCATGACGATGATTTTCGGCGTGCCGTTCGTGGTGGCCGTGCTGCTCGTCTACTTCCTCTGGTATCGCAAACACGACAGCCAGCCGCAGGGACGCACGATGACGCGTGCATGA
- a CDS encoding CerR family C-terminal domain-containing protein, whose translation MTGTSRAGRVQSTAARPRHAVDTGYQRGEETRARIILAAIKCFGEYGFTGASTRDIANAAGVNAPALQYYFDNKEGVYKACVEYILELVLAQMGEAIDAAECVVADPNATDKQLIDAFCELQHRKGGFMEKGPEIEGWHMFMAREQAGLGPEAGFKVFHERFSSRLASVGANIVTRLAGVSPNDEAMRIRAVCISTLGMAFRVMRRSVDCSMGWGTEPNPERNRMVREAVLEQTRYLLERTVKERKAAAKSAAR comes from the coding sequence ATGACAGGGACTTCACGTGCCGGGCGGGTTCAGAGCACTGCTGCGCGACCGCGCCATGCGGTCGACACCGGGTATCAGCGTGGCGAGGAAACGCGTGCGCGCATCATCCTCGCGGCGATCAAGTGCTTCGGCGAGTACGGATTTACCGGCGCGTCCACGCGCGACATCGCGAACGCCGCAGGGGTGAACGCGCCCGCGCTTCAGTATTACTTCGATAACAAGGAAGGGGTGTACAAGGCGTGCGTCGAGTACATCCTGGAACTGGTGCTTGCACAGATGGGCGAAGCCATCGACGCGGCCGAGTGCGTCGTGGCCGACCCGAACGCCACCGACAAGCAGCTCATCGACGCCTTCTGCGAGCTTCAGCACCGCAAGGGCGGTTTCATGGAGAAGGGGCCCGAGATCGAAGGCTGGCACATGTTCATGGCGCGTGAGCAGGCCGGGCTCGGGCCGGAAGCGGGGTTCAAGGTGTTTCACGAACGGTTCTCGAGCCGCCTCGCGTCGGTCGGCGCGAACATCGTGACGCGGCTCGCAGGCGTTTCCCCGAACGACGAAGCGATGCGTATTCGTGCGGTGTGCATCAGCACGCTGGGCATGGCGTTTCGCGTGATGCGTCGCTCCGTCGATTGCTCGATGGGGTGGGGCACGGAGCCGAACCCCGAGCGCAACCGGATGGTGCGCGAAGCCGTGCTGGAGCAAACGCGCTATCTTCTGGAGCGCACCGTCAAGGAGCGCAAGGCCGCCGCGAAGTCAGCGGCAAGGTGA
- a CDS encoding HlyD family secretion protein, translated as MTNAAQVTSSDSVKTPGGPVQAPSGKAQRHTGTPGQTTPPANPRRKQILLGALALGVVAGLGWGAHWWFVGRFIESTDDAYLQADSMTVAPKVGGYVTEVLVRDNETVSVGQPLVRLDGRQYQAAYDEAAATVVAREADVARAQAELSQHAATIAQARAELDSARANAAYSAGQVSRYAPLVATGAETDERLAELRNTSTRAQASLKSNEASLQSAERQTDTLSAALAQAKAQLAVAQASARKAELDLADTVVKSTLAGRVGDRAVRVGQFAQPGTRLLTVVPVQNVYLTANFKETQVGHMRPGQPVTIHVDALPGERIHGVVDSLSPGTGSQFALLPAQNATGNFTKIVQRVPVRIRLEAPESMRAVLLPGLSVTADVDTHGAAASPASSASTAPPASLASPISTAPAKHATMPLDTPAQLSLSAPLGFGVGPVMNAPTNADATASRMGVRHG; from the coding sequence ATGACCAACGCAGCACAGGTCACGTCTTCCGATTCGGTAAAGACGCCAGGCGGCCCGGTACAGGCCCCGTCCGGCAAAGCGCAGCGGCACACCGGAACGCCCGGCCAGACAACGCCGCCGGCGAACCCGCGTCGCAAGCAAATTCTGCTGGGCGCGCTGGCGCTGGGCGTCGTCGCCGGCCTCGGATGGGGGGCGCACTGGTGGTTCGTGGGGCGCTTCATTGAGTCCACGGACGACGCCTATCTGCAGGCCGACAGCATGACTGTCGCGCCGAAAGTCGGCGGTTACGTGACGGAAGTGCTCGTGCGCGACAACGAAACGGTCAGCGTCGGTCAGCCGCTGGTGCGGCTCGACGGGCGTCAGTATCAGGCTGCGTACGATGAGGCCGCCGCGACCGTCGTCGCGCGCGAAGCCGATGTCGCCCGCGCACAGGCCGAGCTGTCGCAGCACGCAGCGACCATCGCGCAGGCTCGCGCCGAACTCGATAGCGCGCGTGCCAATGCCGCGTACTCCGCCGGGCAGGTGTCGCGGTACGCGCCGCTCGTGGCCACGGGGGCGGAGACGGACGAACGACTGGCCGAGTTGCGCAACACCAGCACTCGCGCGCAAGCGTCGCTCAAGAGCAACGAAGCCAGCCTCCAGTCGGCCGAGCGTCAGACGGATACCCTCAGCGCCGCGCTGGCTCAGGCAAAGGCGCAGTTGGCCGTCGCACAGGCGAGCGCGCGCAAGGCGGAGCTCGATCTCGCCGACACGGTCGTCAAGAGCACGCTGGCCGGACGCGTTGGCGATCGCGCGGTACGTGTGGGCCAGTTTGCCCAGCCGGGCACGCGCCTGCTCACGGTCGTGCCGGTGCAGAACGTCTATCTGACGGCAAACTTCAAGGAAACACAGGTCGGCCACATGCGCCCCGGTCAACCGGTCACGATTCATGTCGACGCCCTGCCTGGCGAGCGGATCCACGGTGTCGTCGATTCGCTGTCGCCCGGCACGGGATCGCAGTTCGCGCTGCTGCCCGCGCAGAACGCGACGGGCAACTTCACGAAGATCGTTCAACGCGTGCCGGTGCGCATTCGACTCGAAGCGCCGGAATCGATGCGCGCGGTACTGTTGCCGGGTCTCTCGGTAACGGCAGACGTCGACACGCATGGTGCTGCGGCATCCCCGGCATCCTCGGCATCAACAGCACCTCCGGCATCCCTGGCATCGCCGATATCAACAGCGCCAGCGAAACACGCGACCATGCCGCTGGACACCCCGGCACAACTCTCGCTGAGCGCGCCGCTGGGCTTCGGCGTGGGTCCGGTCATGAATGCCCCGACGAACGCCGATGCCACCGCATCGCGTATGGGAGTCCGCCATGGCTAG
- a CDS encoding MDR family MFS transporter, with product MARSDAADDARHVTPVRAATPANASASDWIAVAAGALGALLATLDISITNSALPQIQGQIGASGTEGTWISTGYLMSEIVMIPLAAWLTRVLGLRRFLMLNAVFFTLFSMMCGASGSLTEMVVGRIGQGFAGGAMIPTAQMIIRTRLPRHQMGVGMAMFGLIVLLGPLLGPVVGGWLTENANWRWCFFLNLPLSVAIVALLMLGLKREPTNLEAFFKADWLGIVGLAIGLSSLTVVLEEGQRERWFDSHMIVWLSVLSVIGIGMMLVAQFTAEKPIVKLSLLGNKNYASVIYIVFTVGAGLYGVSYLLPQFLATIAGYNAQQSGNIMLLSGLPAFLMMPFLPRLISRVDIRLLVILGLLSFFASCMLDIDLTAQSVGHDFTLSQLLRGVGQMLAMMPLNQASMAAVDAQDAGDAAGLYNMARNLGGSVGLALLGTLIDRRTDYHDAVLRESLTANNPMGQAHLSANAAGFFAQTGDMVHAQLQASAQLAAEIARQASVITFSETFYALGIALLLCVPLALMLKQPAGFSSGGH from the coding sequence ATGGCTAGGTCGGACGCCGCCGACGACGCCAGGCACGTTACCCCGGTTCGCGCAGCCACCCCGGCCAACGCATCGGCCTCGGACTGGATTGCGGTTGCTGCCGGGGCGCTCGGCGCATTGCTGGCTACGCTCGACATCTCGATCACGAACTCGGCGCTGCCGCAGATTCAGGGACAGATCGGCGCTTCCGGCACCGAGGGCACGTGGATTTCCACCGGCTATCTGATGTCGGAAATCGTCATGATTCCGCTCGCGGCGTGGCTCACGCGCGTGCTCGGATTGCGGCGTTTTCTGATGCTCAACGCCGTGTTCTTCACGCTGTTCTCGATGATGTGCGGTGCGTCGGGCAGTCTGACGGAAATGGTCGTCGGGCGCATCGGACAAGGGTTTGCCGGCGGCGCCATGATTCCCACGGCACAGATGATCATTCGCACGCGTCTGCCTCGCCACCAGATGGGCGTCGGCATGGCGATGTTCGGGTTGATCGTGTTGCTCGGCCCGCTGCTCGGACCGGTGGTCGGCGGCTGGCTGACGGAAAACGCGAACTGGCGCTGGTGCTTCTTTCTGAACCTGCCGCTCTCGGTCGCCATCGTGGCGCTGCTCATGCTCGGCCTCAAGCGCGAGCCGACCAACCTCGAAGCGTTCTTCAAGGCCGACTGGCTTGGTATCGTGGGCCTGGCGATCGGCCTGAGTTCGCTGACCGTCGTGCTCGAAGAAGGCCAGCGCGAGCGTTGGTTCGACTCGCACATGATCGTCTGGCTGTCGGTGCTGTCGGTGATCGGCATCGGCATGATGCTGGTCGCGCAGTTCACCGCCGAGAAGCCCATCGTCAAGCTCTCGCTGCTCGGCAACAAGAACTACGCGAGCGTGATTTACATCGTGTTCACCGTCGGGGCCGGACTGTACGGCGTGTCCTATCTGCTGCCGCAATTCCTCGCGACCATTGCGGGCTATAACGCGCAGCAGTCGGGCAACATCATGCTGCTCTCCGGGCTACCGGCGTTTCTGATGATGCCCTTCCTGCCGCGCCTCATCAGCCGCGTCGACATTCGTCTGCTGGTGATTCTCGGGCTGTTGAGCTTCTTCGCCAGTTGCATGCTCGACATCGATCTGACGGCGCAAAGCGTGGGGCATGACTTCACCTTGTCGCAACTGCTGCGGGGTGTCGGGCAGATGCTCGCGATGATGCCGCTCAATCAGGCGTCGATGGCGGCCGTGGACGCGCAGGATGCCGGCGACGCCGCCGGACTCTACAACATGGCGCGCAACCTCGGCGGCTCGGTCGGGCTTGCCCTGCTGGGCACGCTCATCGACCGTCGTACCGACTACCACGACGCCGTCCTTCGCGAGTCGCTCACCGCCAACAATCCGATGGGACAGGCGCATTTGTCTGCGAATGCCGCAGGCTTCTTCGCGCAAACCGGCGACATGGTGCATGCGCAGTTGCAGGCCAGCGCGCAGCTTGCTGCCGAGATCGCGCGACAGGCGAGCGTGATCACGTTTTCCGAGACTTTCTACGCATTGGGTATTGCGCTGCTGCTGTGCGTGCCGCTCGCCCTGATGCTCAAGCAACCGGCCGGCTTCTCCTCCGGCGGGCACTGA